A window of the Patescibacteria group bacterium genome harbors these coding sequences:
- the murI gene encoding glutamate racemase, whose amino-acid sequence MNIGVFDSGFGGLSILKQIVRILGEYSYVYLGDNARAPYGGRSQDVIYEFTRQGVEFLFNNDCSLVILACNTATASALRRLQQEWLPVHHPDRRILGIIIPVVEALGTNSNQGPVGIIGTRATVASQAYIYECNKRCPQPIQLIQQACPLLVPLIEEGWEHTAPMRMILKRYLRPLKLKKIRVLILGCTHYTFLFKTIHAIMGRRVRILDSGTIVAHSLLIYLKRHPEIDNTLSKKTLVDFYTTALTPRAKELAARFWGSALNARTACIDS is encoded by the coding sequence ATGAACATAGGCGTTTTTGATTCCGGTTTTGGGGGATTAAGCATTCTCAAGCAGATTGTCCGCATACTTGGCGAATATTCCTATGTGTATCTCGGCGACAATGCCCGCGCTCCCTATGGCGGCCGATCGCAGGATGTTATTTATGAATTTACGCGCCAGGGAGTCGAGTTTTTATTCAACAACGATTGCAGTCTTGTGATACTTGCATGCAATACGGCAACGGCATCTGCATTGCGCCGGCTCCAACAAGAATGGCTTCCCGTCCACCATCCGGATCGGCGTATTCTTGGCATTATTATACCCGTCGTTGAAGCCCTTGGGACCAACTCAAATCAAGGTCCTGTCGGCATCATAGGTACGCGCGCAACCGTCGCATCGCAAGCCTATATATATGAATGCAATAAACGCTGTCCGCAACCAATCCAGCTTATCCAGCAAGCCTGCCCCCTTCTTGTTCCCCTTATTGAAGAGGGGTGGGAGCATACCGCCCCTATGCGCATGATTCTGAAGCGATACCTTCGTCCCTTAAAATTAAAAAAAATCCGGGTTCTCATACTCGGATGTACGCATTACACATTTCTTTTTAAAACAATTCATGCCATCATGGGCCGTCGTGTGCGCATTCTTGATTCCGGCACTATTGTTGCGCATTCACTGCTAATATACCTCAAGCGCCACCCGGAGATCGACAATACTCTTTCAAAAAAAACATTGGTTGATTTTTATACCACGGCACTCACGCCGCGCGCAAAAGAGCTTGCTGCGCGCTTTTGGGGATCCGCACTCAACGCACGCACTGCATGTATTGACTCCTGA
- a CDS encoding phosphomannomutase/phosphoglucomutase, whose product MNPSVFKAYDIRGIVDQDITSEDAFAIGRAFATYLARILKKKCKDLRIVIGKDNRVSSHHLYMKVTEGLLMQGVTILDIDIGPTPLFYFAVSDSKADGGIMITASHNPPKYNGFKLVGQRATPIGLESGLKDIQKLMESGDYEFMEARGTVAQEEVLQAYTAKTLEYFPLPDAPDMRIVVDAGNGVASIICKSLFKQTTMQIFPLFFEMDGSFPNHMPNPLDERNIIKLKEEMVAQEAHLGIALDADADRIVFVDEKGAIIPPDLITSLIADVLLRAHPGSAHCYDVRSSRAVKETIERAGGTAIVSRVGHAYIKQLMREKDILFAGELSGHYYFHIDDSFFEWPLIAMNIVLSEMLRTGKKASELASPYRTYVKTKELNYSIEKKEETLAVVEKHFADAKTLSHLDGLTAEYDDWWFNLRTSNTENVVRLNLEAREPQLLEDKLTEVLAAMGNPEKV is encoded by the coding sequence TTGCGTATCGTTATCGGCAAAGACAATCGCGTATCATCACACCATCTCTATATGAAGGTGACGGAAGGGTTGCTTATGCAGGGCGTTACTATTCTCGATATCGACATCGGCCCCACTCCTCTATTTTACTTTGCTGTGAGCGATTCAAAAGCTGATGGCGGCATTATGATTACAGCCTCTCACAATCCGCCTAAATACAACGGATTCAAACTCGTCGGCCAACGAGCCACTCCTATCGGGCTTGAATCAGGACTCAAAGATATTCAAAAACTCATGGAATCAGGGGACTATGAATTCATGGAAGCGCGGGGAACCGTTGCCCAAGAAGAAGTGCTTCAAGCCTATACCGCAAAGACACTAGAATACTTCCCGCTTCCCGATGCTCCCGATATGCGCATTGTCGTTGATGCGGGCAATGGTGTTGCATCAATCATATGCAAATCATTATTCAAGCAAACAACAATGCAGATTTTCCCTCTCTTTTTTGAAATGGATGGCAGTTTCCCAAACCATATGCCAAATCCTCTTGATGAACGAAACATCATCAAACTCAAGGAAGAAATGGTTGCTCAAGAAGCGCATTTGGGCATAGCCCTCGACGCCGATGCCGATCGCATTGTATTTGTGGATGAAAAAGGAGCAATCATTCCTCCAGATCTTATCACTTCATTGATTGCAGATGTACTGCTTCGCGCCCACCCCGGAAGCGCTCATTGCTATGATGTCCGCTCAAGTAGAGCTGTGAAAGAAACAATCGAGCGCGCCGGCGGCACGGCAATCGTATCGCGAGTAGGGCACGCCTACATCAAACAGCTGATGCGCGAGAAAGACATACTCTTTGCAGGTGAACTATCAGGGCACTATTACTTCCACATTGATGACAGTTTTTTTGAATGGCCTCTTATTGCCATGAATATTGTTCTGTCGGAAATGCTACGTACCGGCAAAAAAGCTTCCGAACTTGCTTCCCCTTATCGCACCTATGTCAAAACGAAAGAATTGAATTATTCCATAGAGAAAAAAGAAGAAACGCTTGCAGTTGTTGAGAAACATTTTGCCGATGCAAAAACACTATCCCATCTTGATGGGCTCACGGCAGAATACGATGACTGGTGGTTCAATCTCCGAACATCAAACACCGAGAATGTCGTTCGCCTCAATCTTGAAGCGCGCGAACCTCAACTCCTTGAAGATAAACTCACAGAAGTACTCGCCGCAATGGGAAATCCGGAGAAGGTGTAG
- the trpS gene encoding tryptophan--tRNA ligase produces the protein MQRVFSAAQPTGTPHLGNYLGFLKQAVELQESYDCIYSIVDLHALTVPRDPDVLRNDILGVAALYLACGLDPKKSILFVQSDVKEHAELCWLLNTLTKISELKLMHQFKEKSKEHPESINMGLFDYPVLMAADILLYNTDLVPIGEDQKQHVELTREIARRWNMRFGQTFTLPKAHIAKTGARIMSLLDPAKKMAKSASSAQSYVSLLDDAHTVRQKIKRAVTDSGSEITLSPAKPALSNLLAIYHLLSNKTFVELEARYKGRGYGEFKSDLAEVVVAFLSPIQERYTALLKKPKKLHEMLSDGAARARIIAVSTMKKVRANIGIGI, from the coding sequence ATGCAACGAGTATTTAGCGCAGCACAACCTACGGGCACCCCTCATCTGGGAAATTATCTGGGATTTTTAAAGCAGGCAGTAGAACTGCAAGAGAGCTACGACTGCATCTATTCTATTGTCGATCTCCACGCCCTTACCGTTCCACGGGATCCTGATGTATTGAGGAACGATATCCTTGGCGTTGCCGCACTCTATCTTGCATGTGGCCTTGATCCTAAAAAAAGCATTTTGTTTGTTCAGTCGGATGTCAAAGAACATGCGGAACTCTGCTGGCTGCTGAATACGCTAACTAAGATTTCTGAACTCAAACTCATGCACCAGTTCAAAGAAAAGAGCAAAGAGCATCCCGAGAGCATCAACATGGGACTATTTGATTATCCGGTACTCATGGCTGCGGATATCTTGCTGTACAACACTGACCTTGTTCCTATTGGCGAGGACCAAAAGCAGCATGTTGAGTTGACTCGCGAAATTGCTCGGCGATGGAATATGCGTTTTGGCCAGACGTTTACATTGCCCAAGGCGCATATCGCTAAGACCGGAGCGCGAATTATGAGCCTACTTGATCCTGCAAAAAAAATGGCGAAAAGCGCTTCAAGCGCTCAGAGCTACGTTTCTCTATTGGATGATGCGCACACCGTGCGGCAGAAAATCAAACGCGCCGTGACCGATTCCGGATCGGAAATCACCCTGAGCCCCGCTAAGCCGGCGCTTTCAAATTTGTTGGCGATATATCATTTGTTGTCGAACAAGACATTTGTGGAGTTGGAGGCGCGGTATAAAGGAAGGGGATATGGGGAGTTTAAGTCGGATCTCGCAGAGGTGGTTGTGGCATTCCTATCACCTATTCAGGAGCGGTACACAGCATTGCTCAAAAAACCAAAAAAATTACACGAGATGCTTAGCGATGGAGCAGCTCGGGCGCGAATCATTGCAGTCTCGACCATGAAGAAGGTGCGGGCGAATATAGGTATTGGAATATAG